The following proteins are co-located in the Agromyces laixinhei genome:
- a CDS encoding LacI family DNA-binding transcriptional regulator: MKQTIITMAAGRRSASSPTLHDVAMAADVSLATASRVLNGSARKVADSYRQRVEAAAQQLGYSANLSAQATAKGTSAIIALLVADIADPYFGQLASGVGRGADEAGLVVTIAMTARDAAREVRLVRALRGQRPRGVILAASRSNETSTAALQHEIDAVTAAGGRVVALGPGAGLTVRSVLVDNHGGARELGLVMASRGYRSAIILAASEGVRTSDDRVAGFTEGFLAGGGAVDRVYRDGFTREGGQRLMRDALADGVEPGTVVFGISDVVAIGALSVLRDAGRAAVAVAGFDDVPASRDVSPALTTVRVPLEEIGYQTLRAALDETWQQNDGAIRLDVLVRESTPER, translated from the coding sequence ATGAAGCAGACGATCATCACGATGGCGGCGGGCCGACGGAGCGCTTCATCTCCGACGCTGCACGACGTCGCGATGGCGGCGGACGTCTCTCTCGCCACGGCATCTCGAGTGTTGAACGGCTCGGCACGAAAGGTCGCCGATTCCTACCGTCAGCGTGTCGAAGCGGCGGCACAGCAGCTCGGCTACTCGGCGAACCTCTCGGCCCAGGCGACGGCGAAGGGAACCTCGGCGATCATCGCACTGCTCGTCGCCGATATCGCCGATCCGTACTTCGGACAGCTCGCATCCGGTGTCGGACGCGGCGCCGACGAGGCGGGCCTCGTGGTGACGATCGCGATGACGGCGCGCGACGCGGCGCGCGAGGTGCGTCTCGTCCGCGCCCTGCGTGGACAGCGGCCCCGGGGTGTGATCCTCGCCGCGTCGCGGAGCAACGAGACGTCGACCGCGGCGCTTCAGCACGAGATAGATGCGGTCACAGCCGCGGGGGGACGCGTGGTCGCTCTCGGCCCAGGTGCGGGTCTCACGGTGCGCTCCGTGCTCGTCGACAATCACGGAGGCGCACGCGAGCTCGGACTGGTGATGGCGAGTCGTGGCTATCGGTCGGCGATCATCCTCGCTGCATCCGAGGGCGTGCGTACCTCGGATGACCGCGTCGCCGGATTCACCGAAGGCTTCCTCGCCGGTGGCGGGGCGGTCGACCGGGTCTACCGCGACGGATTCACGCGAGAAGGGGGCCAGCGTCTCATGAGGGACGCGCTCGCCGACGGCGTGGAACCCGGCACGGTCGTCTTCGGCATCAGCGACGTCGTGGCGATCGGTGCGCTCTCCGTTCTGCGAGACGCGGGTCGCGCGGCCGTCGCGGTCGCCGGGTTCGACGACGTTCCCGCCAGCCGCGACGTGAGCCCGGCCCTCACGACGGTACGGGTTCCGCTCGAAGAGATCGGCTACCAGACCCTGCGTGCGGCCCTCGATGAGACGTGGCAACAGAACGACGGTGCGATCCGACTCGATGTGCTCGTGCGCGAGAGCACCCCCGAGCGATGA
- a CDS encoding sugar phosphate isomerase/epimerase family protein, whose translation MIVDPRLSINQATIKHADLATALRVTAEAGVQAIGLWREPVQEVGLATAASMLADSGLRFTTHCRSGFFTMPEGAARRASIDDNRVAIEEAATLAAAGAEGSTAILVLVAGGLPEGSCDLVGARERVRDAIGELAPDASVAGVTLAIEPLHPMYASDRCVVSTLGQALDIAADFEPHVVGATVDTFHIWWDPDILASIARAGREGRIATYQVCDWKTPLPADVLLSRHYPGDGVVDLATLTAAVEATGYDRDIEVEIFNEDIWNTEPGQVVRRTAATFGATVSPSLSSVADSH comes from the coding sequence ATGATCGTCGACCCTCGCCTGTCGATCAACCAGGCGACCATCAAGCACGCCGACCTCGCGACGGCGCTGCGCGTCACCGCCGAGGCGGGCGTGCAGGCGATCGGCCTGTGGCGCGAACCCGTGCAAGAGGTCGGCCTCGCGACGGCGGCGTCGATGCTGGCCGACTCGGGGCTGCGGTTCACCACCCACTGCCGGTCGGGCTTCTTCACCATGCCCGAGGGCGCGGCGCGCCGCGCCTCGATCGATGACAACCGCGTCGCCATCGAAGAGGCGGCAACCCTCGCCGCCGCCGGCGCGGAGGGGTCGACCGCGATCCTCGTGCTCGTCGCGGGCGGCCTGCCCGAGGGCTCCTGTGATCTGGTGGGCGCCCGCGAGCGCGTGCGCGACGCGATCGGCGAGCTGGCTCCGGATGCCTCGGTGGCAGGTGTCACCCTCGCCATCGAGCCGCTGCATCCCATGTACGCATCGGACCGCTGCGTCGTCTCGACGCTGGGGCAGGCGCTCGACATCGCCGCCGACTTCGAGCCGCATGTCGTCGGAGCCACCGTCGACACGTTCCACATCTGGTGGGATCCCGACATCCTGGCATCCATCGCCCGTGCCGGGCGCGAGGGACGCATCGCGACGTACCAGGTGTGCGACTGGAAGACCCCGCTGCCCGCGGACGTGCTCCTCAGCCGCCACTACCCGGGCGACGGCGTCGTCGACCTCGCGACGCTGACGGCAGCCGTCGAGGCCACCGGCTACGACCGCGACATCGAGGTCGAGATCTTCAACGAGGACATCTGGAACACGGAGCCCGGACAGGTCGTCCGGCGCACCGCGGCGACTTTCGGTGCGACCGTGTCACCCTCGCTCAGTAGTGTCGCAGACTCTCACTGA